A genomic segment from Actinomyces lilanjuaniae encodes:
- a CDS encoding FecCD family ABC transporter permease codes for MPFRLAVVLTALVLVAVCALVSVSVGSSALTLGEIWEYLTHPDASVYDSVIVNTLRPRRTVLGLLVGTALAVAGALMQAVTRNPLAEPGLLGVTSGASLAVVLGSWLTGATSVPEQFGLAAAGSLAATVVVYLVASLGGAAASPVRLLLVGVAFSAAASAAIQALLLSSPRTFATFRYWDAGALLRTDVPLGALAAVVAVGTLIALSCSRGLTNLSLGDDVAAALGTRVVLVRALSLVSLTLLCGAATAAAGPVGFVGLIVPLAASWLMGPHRGWIIVLSALMGPCLVLAADVVGRVISRPGEIQVGLLTAFVGSPVLLVMVLRLKDARL; via the coding sequence GTGCCGTTCCGGCTGGCGGTGGTCCTTACCGCCCTGGTTCTTGTCGCCGTGTGCGCGCTCGTCTCGGTGAGCGTGGGCTCTTCTGCCCTCACGCTGGGTGAGATCTGGGAGTACCTCACTCATCCTGACGCCTCCGTCTACGACTCTGTCATCGTCAACACGCTGCGTCCCCGGCGTACCGTCCTGGGACTCCTGGTGGGGACGGCCCTGGCTGTGGCCGGCGCGCTCATGCAGGCGGTGACTCGCAACCCGCTGGCGGAGCCCGGACTCCTGGGAGTGACCTCGGGGGCCTCTCTCGCCGTAGTCCTGGGCTCCTGGCTCACGGGCGCGACGTCGGTGCCCGAGCAGTTTGGGCTGGCGGCCGCGGGCTCCCTGGCGGCCACGGTCGTCGTCTACCTGGTGGCCTCCCTCGGCGGTGCGGCGGCCTCACCCGTGCGCCTGCTCCTGGTGGGGGTCGCCTTCTCCGCCGCCGCCTCGGCCGCGATCCAGGCCCTCCTGCTGTCCAGCCCTCGCACCTTCGCCACCTTCCGCTACTGGGACGCGGGCGCGCTGCTGCGCACCGACGTCCCCCTGGGGGCTCTGGCCGCCGTCGTGGCCGTCGGGACGCTCATCGCCCTGTCGTGCTCCCGGGGACTGACCAACCTGTCCCTGGGTGACGACGTCGCGGCAGCCCTGGGAACCAGGGTGGTGCTGGTGCGTGCGCTCAGCCTGGTCTCCCTGACGCTGCTGTGCGGCGCGGCCACAGCGGCTGCGGGTCCCGTCGGCTTCGTGGGCCTTATCGTGCCGCTGGCTGCCTCCTGGCTCATGGGGCCTCACCGGGGGTGGATCATCGTCCTCAGTGCCCTGATGGGCCCCTGCCTGGTGCTGGCCGCCGACGTCGTGGGGCGGGTCATCAGCCGTCCCGGCGAGATCCAGGTGGGGCTGCTGACGGCCTTCGTCGGCTCGCCGGTGCTGCTTGTCATGGTCCTGCGCCTTAAGGACGCCCGACTGTGA
- a CDS encoding iron chelate uptake ABC transporter family permease subunit, protein MLSVSLASLLGGLGVGTGVFLLSVRGGFAGMRLVLAGIAISSMLSSVNRWLLLRVDQDTAFGALRTSTGTLSAATWQVTVPTFLGVLAVLVLLAPLARQARMLPLGDDLAAALGTRVGRLRTRLVLLGTALVALVTMAVGPVGFVALVSPHLARLTARAEVPPVYVTGAVGALLLLGSDVVSQRLLASMPVGVTTGAVGGTYLMCVLVVAARRRRG, encoded by the coding sequence GTGCTGTCGGTGTCCCTTGCCTCCCTCCTGGGCGGGTTGGGCGTGGGCACGGGGGTGTTCCTGCTCTCCGTACGGGGAGGGTTCGCTGGCATGCGTCTGGTCCTGGCCGGTATCGCCATCAGCTCGATGCTGTCCTCCGTCAACCGCTGGCTGCTGCTGCGGGTGGACCAGGACACTGCCTTCGGGGCGCTGAGGACCTCCACCGGGACGCTGTCGGCAGCCACGTGGCAGGTAACGGTTCCGACCTTCCTCGGTGTCCTGGCCGTGCTGGTCCTCCTGGCTCCTCTGGCCCGCCAGGCGCGGATGCTGCCCCTGGGTGACGACCTGGCTGCGGCGCTGGGGACGCGGGTGGGTCGCCTGCGCACCAGGCTCGTGCTTCTGGGGACGGCGCTTGTCGCCCTGGTCACCATGGCCGTTGGTCCCGTCGGCTTCGTCGCCCTGGTCTCGCCCCACCTGGCTCGCCTCACGGCCCGCGCGGAGGTCCCCCCGGTCTACGTCACCGGCGCGGTGGGGGCGCTCCTGCTCCTGGGCTCCGACGTCGTCAGCCAGAGGCTGCTGGCCTCCATGCCGGTGGGAGTGACCACGGGGGCGGTCGGAGGCACCTACCTCATGTGCGTCCTGGTGGTGGCCGCCAGGAGGAGGCGGGGATGA
- a CDS encoding ABC transporter ATP-binding protein produces MTTWLSTRLSAQEVTIAYDGYTVSADLDVEVPVGGFTAVVGPNACGKSTLLRCLARLHRPSHGTVLLDGEDIYRLDTRTVARKVGLLPQSALVPDRMSVRDLVARGRFPHQGMFRQWSQADRDAVDGAMTLTGVQDLALRPVDQLSGGQRQRVWLALVLAQDTETVLLDEPTTFLDLAHQVEILRLCRALNEEQGRTVVAVLHDLNHAARCASHMIVMRDGQVYATGSPGDIVTEQMVGEVFGLDAVVMADPVAGMPMVVPATWGGRPRP; encoded by the coding sequence ATGACGACCTGGCTGAGTACCCGGCTCAGTGCGCAGGAGGTGACCATCGCCTACGACGGGTACACGGTCTCTGCCGATCTGGACGTGGAGGTCCCTGTCGGCGGCTTCACCGCCGTCGTGGGTCCCAACGCCTGCGGGAAGTCCACGCTGCTGCGCTGCCTGGCGCGCCTGCACCGGCCCTCCCACGGGACCGTGCTGCTCGACGGCGAGGACATCTACCGTCTGGACACCAGGACCGTGGCCAGGAAGGTGGGGCTGCTGCCCCAGTCCGCGCTGGTGCCGGACCGGATGAGCGTGCGCGACCTGGTGGCCCGGGGACGCTTCCCCCATCAGGGGATGTTCCGGCAGTGGTCGCAGGCTGACCGTGACGCCGTGGATGGGGCCATGACCCTGACCGGTGTCCAGGACCTGGCGCTGCGGCCCGTGGACCAGCTCTCCGGCGGGCAGCGTCAGAGGGTCTGGCTCGCCCTCGTGCTCGCCCAGGACACGGAGACGGTCCTCCTGGACGAGCCCACCACCTTCCTCGACCTGGCTCACCAGGTGGAGATCCTGCGGCTGTGCCGTGCGCTCAACGAGGAGCAGGGGCGCACCGTCGTCGCGGTGCTCCATGACCTCAATCACGCTGCCCGCTGCGCCTCGCACATGATTGTTATGCGTGACGGCCAGGTTTACGCCACGGGCAGCCCGGGCGACATCGTGACCGAGCAGATGGTGGGGGAGGTGTTCGGTCTGGACGCCGTCGTGATGG